The Ostrinia nubilalis chromosome 19, ilOstNubi1.1, whole genome shotgun sequence DNA window cagtatttagtaggtacaccattttctttatttttttccatcatacacaagaatacgcgtgcgtgagtcaatgttcgctcgtatgtgaggccttgtcgaatagtactcttgtagggggcaatcgtgcgtgttttgttttcgatgtaaactcgcggagatgaacaggcctgtccATATCAGGCAACTCAGCTAAGTTCCCTAGGCGCGTACTGcctattttaacaaaattaaattaatttgaaactaTTCTTATAGTGAGCATGCATATTTTCTGACACATGCCTCATTAAAAAATGAGCGAAGTTTCGAAATTACTTTGTATACTCCACCAACAAGGTGATACTGCCTTCGTCGCTTGGTTGACGCGCTTAGCTAAGTGCCCTATGGTCGACTCTccttacgcctgtattcacaaacattactatgaagtctcacagtgcgcgtggacgcactgggtgacacatgaaccaatcacagagcggctattcaacgctgtgcgttcgattttctgcttcacttaaacaagcatcgtttgtgaatacgggcgttagtaaaGTGATCTACGCGTCTCTCTCCAACATGCGAAGACGCAGCGGGCCATCGGGCGCGTACATGAAGGTGACTGCGTATTCTAAAGGCTCGTGGTGGTATTCAAGCCGGTACCGCCTCAGCAACTgtgggtaaataaataaaacaatgaggGTTTggttaatgagggttttcgcgattgaaaaatccgccagatggcaatacgtagacgcgaggtccaaatgctgcatgattggttatttttgacataacattgacagatatgtcaaaatccaccaatcacgcagcattagGACCtagcgtctacgtattgccatctggcggatttttcaatagcgATAACCCTCATTGCGCTCACTAGTTGATACCACTTGCACTAGCGGATAGATCTGTCTGTAACTAAGACGCGTAGATGGTGGCGCCAACTGTGTTTTGTGTTTACCATGAATTTAAGTTAGATGTGCTCGCTaacgagtgcgtcaaaaatatctttaaagattttatttatttatttaggaaaaccagggtgtaaaaccctggttttcctaaataaataaataaaatctttaaagtgtgtaataatgacataagataGTTCTGCAAAGCTAGGGGCCCCGGTAGGGGCGTTCTACAATTTCTTATACATtcaatgtcacttttttacgcagtcgctagcgagcacacctaattgaaactcatggtaagcacactggtgagcgctgaagcggtGGGAgaacaataggctagatgacaaaatttgacgtcacgcgacatttcaactcaatataacactgttattattcgattatgagaaaaatgaaaaaatacgtgtccaatatttctttattatctgTCGTCAATGGCGCCAACAACTGGTGAGCGCAACTAAGGAATCCCTCATTTGGGTATTCCTAAGATATTTTACACTTtgtaatttaaagtttttaaatcAATAGGGGTACATGGGTTTTAATTCACTAGGGCGTGCCGTGCGTACAGATTTATAAACCCGGTTGTGATGAGACTGTACTTGAATATGAAGCAAATAAGTCAAGATAAAAGCACATTTTTTGGTCgtgataaatttttttttcatcatcatcatctcagtcacCTTTTCTTTCCACCTTTtccgccttcctgctatctttacgatgtcgtcggtccaccttgtgggtggaagtcccaccctgcgttttccggtacgcgtaAGTTTTTTTAAccttcatcaataatcaaactTTTCTAAAACCCACCTTAGCCAACAGCACTTGTATCTCCAGATCAGCGAAGCGCCTGCCCAGGCATATCCGGGCACCGAACCCGTACGGCAGCGAGGCGAAGGGATGCAGCCGACCCGACTGCAGCCACCGCTCCGGACGGAACTCTTGAGGGTCGGCCACGAACTGCTCCATGTTGCCCGTCACTATGGTCGGAAATACCACTTGGACCTGgaagaattttgttttgaacCTTAAGACAAGGGTATAAGGTTCAAATATAGCGGGATCTTTAGAAGCGCTCTTTAGTTCGAACCAGTATCTTGAGATaacgcgttcaaccaaacaaaaagcaaactttataatctaaatatatagaaggagaaactgactgactgactgaatgGCATATCAACGCatagcctaaacggctaaacgtagacacttgaaatttggaagggacgtagcttaggtactgtagaggtgcactaagaaaggaattcccgaaatttccacgggaacgggaattagcgggaaaatccttttgtatgaaaaatctaaaccgcttaagttagacgcttgaaatttggcatgcaggtaccttagtaaacttaaaacttagttacaacaaaatattgcaaaattcccacgggaacgggagatagcgggaaaaaacatttgtatgaaaaaatctaaaccgcgtaagatagatgaagggggtaaaacgatatcgacgcgtacgaagtcgcgggcggccgctagtaattagTATAGAAAGGAGTCTAAATttctacaatttatacttgacACATAcactagataatatttttacaaattaacttACTCCTTTTGGAATATGATATCCACAAATGACATCGTCTTCCTGCAATGTCCTTCCATTTCCAATAACTGTAGAatacattctgtaaaaaaataaaccaCTCAGTTAATAGCTCTATGCTATGATTAGAATTATGTCAccccaaataataataacattccaATCTAATTATGTACCacctaaataattttaataagtttaAAGTTTGAATAGTTTCCACTGCAGAAGAAGgattttttccaatttaatAGACCTTCATACACTCCCCGCCCTGACCAGACAGATTGCGGAGGCATGTTCGCATATTTTTCCCGCAGTCACTATTTACTATCCACGGGAAGAGAGGATACCACACGATCAAACAATAATAACGTTCCTCAATTAGACCTAAAAATCTCAGTTCTACCTGAAAATTCcattaataaaaaactaaagAAGTACCTATTAATTGTACTCACCTAAAAACTTCCCTAACAAAAGCCTTAGTGTAGTGCAGTTTGTCCAGGTCTGCGTACGTGAGAGGCTTGCTCGGGTCCGGCAGAACCGTTCGTATTTCTTCCGCCATTTTCTCCTGTTGTTTCGTCCGCAACGCCGCTTGGTAGAGGATGGAGCAGACCGCCATTGATATCTGGAAGAAGGCAATAAACAATtataagtaactaagaactGGGATTATGAAAAGGTTGTAGATTAGACACGACCTGCAGAATAGATTGGGGCATAGTAAAATTCTAACGTAAATGATGACAACGTTTTGTCGGTCAACATACACGATATTATGTGTGTTAGTTTGGCGACTTTGTAGTGAGATTTGACGAGTGATCGAGCGGCATATACCAGAAAACTTAATCCGGCTCAAAGGACCAATATTTTGCTTCGACCGTGTGCTTAATGGAGAAATGAAAATAGCGAGTGAGCTGTACCTATATAAAATGAGAATATGCCTTTGATTTATGGAAGATTTTATGTGGGACTGGCTTAGAGAGGGGTTTGTGGTAGAACGACTTCCAACGAGGTCGAAAAGAAAGTTAGAAGATTGGGGGAGGCTGGCGATTGAAGAGGGGTACAAAAGTAGGGGGTTAGAAAAGTGCAGGGAACTTCATACCAGAAGTTTTACTTCACCTGCAGTTTAATTGCAGGTGAACATACCATACCGTGTCAATCCCCACGAGGATGAGATCCAGCGCCATGATAGTGGCTATCTTGGGGTAGCCTTCGCTCTTTAGTTATTGGGTTGGGAGGGCGCAGGAGATTTTGTACCAGAAATGTTTTATGGGTAGAGGCCCGAGGGTTTACTTGCTGTTTAAACATACCGTGTCAATCCCCACGAGGATGAGGTCCAGCGCCATGATGGTGGCGATCTTGGTGTAGCCTTCGCTCTTGATTTTTTGGGTTGGGAGGGCGCAGGAGACTTTGTAACAGAAGTTTCAAGGGGAGGGTTCACCTGTACTATAAAACATACCGTGTCAATCCCCACGAGAATGAGGTCCAGCGCCATGATGGTGGCGATCTTGGGGTCTCCCTCGCTCTTGAGCACGCGCTCCAGGAGAGACAGGTCGTCCTCTGACGTCACCTTCTTGGTCTTCAGCCTTTCTAGACCTTCACCCAGTGTCCCAGATACTCTTGCTCCCCGCTAAGACGCTTTAGCACGAAATCTGTGGCATCCtaaatctgtcgccataacaacaatgttaacagcattgttgtgttccggcagttagaggtaagatagccagttcctccgtggttgaggattccgggtgaagctcgcttccaccttcggcctgatccgatcgtcacttaccatcaggtgagatacaggccaagagcttcctcgttatggataaaaaaaaatccttccaAGATGCGAAGCCCCTAGTTTTGCGCCCCTGCCCTCTATTCTACTAACTTCTTTCCTGACCCTATTTTCGAAACACTTCCCTGAGCAGATATTTGTCTTTTTGGACGGGGTTGGGAAGGTAGGGGTGGTAGAACGACTGCCAACGATAAGTCGAATAAGACGATTGGGGGAGGCTGGCGATTGAAGAGTGGAGGTTCAAAACTAGGGGGTTTTGTGGCTTTCAGGGGTTCACCTGTACTTTAAGACATACCGTATCAATCCCCACGAGGATGAGGTCCAGCGCCATGATGGTGGCGATCTTGGGGTCGCCCTCGCTCTTGAGCACGCGCTCCAGGAGAGACAGGTCGTCCTCTGACGTCACCTTCTTGGTCTTCAGCTTTTCTAGAGCTTCACCCAGTTTCCCAGATACTCTTGCTCCCCGCTAAGAAGCTTTAGCACGAAATCTGTGGCATCCtaaatctgtcgccataacaacaatgttaacagcattgttgtgttccggcagttagaggtaagatagccaattcctccgtggttgaggattcctggtgaagctcgcttccaccttcggtctgatcgtcacttaccatcaggtgagatacaggccaagagcttcctcgttatggatttaaaaaaatccttcCAAGATGCGAAGCCCCTAGTTTTACGCCCCTACCCTCTTTTCTCCTATCTTCTTTCCAGACCCTATTTTCAAAACACTTCCCTGAGCACATATTTGCCTTTTTGGACGGGGTTGGGAAGGTAGGGGTGGTAGAACGACTGCCAACGATAAGTCGAAAATTAAGTTAGAAGATGGGGGGAGGCTGGCGATTAAAGTGGGTGCAAAAGTTGGGTATTTTCGgggacttcgtaccagaagtttcaggaGTTCACCTGTATTTAAAACATACCGTATCAATCCCCACTAGGATGAGGTCCAGCGCCATGATGGTGGCGATCTTGGGGTCGCCCTCGCTCTTGAGCACGCGCTCCAGGAGAGACAGGTCGTCCTCTGACGTCACCTTCTTGGTCTTCAGCCTTTCTAGAGCTTCGTTGATGTAGCGGGAACAAAGTCTGGAATGTTAGAATAGTTTGTTAACATGTTGACTCTTTTGCCGCCACTTCGGAAGAATAACGACTCGTATATTAGTAAAAAACTGGCCTATACACCTACTCATGAGAGTTAACCAATCTTATGTTATTCGTATTCATAGTATTCCACCGCTAAGAAAACATTTTGGTAAGGATGCTGAAATACTAGTTCACTAGAGCTCGTTCAAACAACGAAAATCGTTCAAGAAAATCCTCACACATTTCTTAAGAATTTTATTCTTGAAGCAACTAAATAAGGAAAAGATAAGATACTTGAGTAATGACATTTTAATACAATAACATCAAATTAAATTGCTTTCTACCTAGTGAAGAATGATATAGATTTGGAGTGGTCAATTGAAAAGGTGAAGGAATTTTATTTCGTTCGATTACTAACTGAGTAGGTATTGAGGTGATGTATTTTGAAACAACGCTCAAAACACGTTTCAATCACAAGGGGAAAATATTACTAAATATTCACTCTACAAAGAAGTTCATGTTGTTAACGTATTTGTCCACAGCGGCGTGGGGAAATACCGCCAGTAGGGCACCTTCAGAATAAATGGCATGCCTCCTATTATATTGTCATTTATGGAAATGGACCTCAAAATAGTCTACGTAAAGCACAGAATCAAATACTCACTCTACAAAGAAGTTCATGTTGTTGACGTATTTGGTCCACAGCGGCGTTGGGAAGTATCGCCAGTATGGTGCCTTTAGTTCCAGCACCGCTACGTTCCTCAGCGCGTATTTGGCGGCATCGATGATCCTCTGGGGCTCCGGGTTGCTGGACAGGTCTGAGGAGAGGCAGCCGAGCCGCACGTCTAAGGCTACGCGACCGATGCCTGGGGACAAAAGGGTGGTATGGTGAAAGTGGTATTTTTAACGCGTGAGGGTAAGGGTAGAATACGAAATTTTTATACACGCAATTTTGCGTGCAGCGTTCTGTATACAACGCGGTCgaattaactgcgcacctggtggccgtgacgtcacatcacaAATCTGCGGGTAAGATGGGAGGGAGATTCGCATTCCAGCGAGCAGGTGCGCATTTAGATGGATTGGGATGTACAGTCGTAGTTAGAGCTCAGCAATGTCAGAGCTAAATCCAATGCCTGGAGTCAATGACAGGAGATAGGCTGGTATCGTAAAatttaattgtgtatttttacCTCAAGAGGCAGAGTATAGGCTTAAGTTGCAGCCTTCGACAACGATTCCGAACTTACATAACTTATATAGACTGATGTGCACACAGAATAGACAGGAAATCTACCTACTGTAAGCGTGGCCATACCCATGACCATAACCATGGCTGTTAAAACACAAGAGCTACTCACACTCAAGCGACCATCGGTGGATGTCATTGTCGAATTGATGTGGCAAATCGCCGTGTTCATCTCGCGCGCCTTCCATATACTTGATGAAGTCTTCGGTGACCATCTCGATGGGGCCCACGTATTTCTTCACCGTCTGAGGCTGCAGGATCGGCCTCTGGACCTTCGAGCGAAACTTGCGCCATTGCTCGCCGTGTCTGGAATAGAAGGAAACAATTCATTGACTTTCtgtgacatagcccgacggattagcaagctgaaatggcaatgaacagggcacatagtacgcagaactgacggccgatggtgcagcaaggttctggagtggaggtcgcgcaccggaaaacgcagcgtgggacgtccatccaTAAGGTGGATCGAAGACATCATAAaagtagtaggaaggcgctggacgctggccgctaccaaccggtcaacatggaaatcatagggagaggcctatgttcagcagtggatgtcctatggctgaaatgatgatgatgatgactatctgTGACTATCTGTGAAAATGCTTTTAAAGAGCACTTTTATACGACCCAACATATATTCCACTCACGCTCACGCAGTGATTATCGCAAATCAGCTTTTACGGGGTTTTTGTAGGGTGGGATCCCCATGCCAAGAACGTGTCTTTTTAACATTTCATCACAGGATAAATGCTTGGTTTCAATATAAATAATGCAGGTATAGCCAATAAATGTACCTAAGAAACCCTTCTTACGTGTGCCTATATTACAATATATAATTTTGCaatatgtaattaaataatttatctgtGAACATAATTGGTAATATCGTAATATCcagttttgatatcttgtatcgTAGAGCaataatttacaattaaagtGACTCTCCGTTACATAATATCACACAAGAAACAGcattatacaattttttttatgccagggcaggtatttgacaacaatcgcacctgatgttaagtgggatgcagtccaGAATGGTACATATTATCTGCCCtatgtaagtgcctattcactctcgccttgaaaaggcccggattataatgCCAATGCCaatttatcattttaattataaaaatattcgtAATAAGTTAATTGGTGGTATTAATTCAGTTCCGATATTTCCGTAACTTTTTGAcaacttactttaaaaaaaaactcctaAAAAAGCAGCAGGCAATCAACGTAtgatttcactttttaaaataattcaattaatattatgataacgtATTTTTAATTGCATATCTTTTGATCGACACAATAAAGGCATATGAAATCATTTTTTACACAACAAAACCGAAGGTTAAAGTATTTGCCAACGCctgataataaaattgaaagtattaaaggtacttaatactaTACAATAAGTACccacaaaatattaaaagtttCAATTCTTTCATACAATACTGGTACTTCTTAATtagcagtaggtaggtattccgAGCAGCTATTATTTAACTAAGAAGTAGTTAAGAAAGTTAGGAGAAAACGACATGCACTTAAGTATTTCATACCAGTCAAACAATATTGTTTACTTGTAAACATAACACAAATGtatgcataattttttttagtaaacaatTGACTTACAAAAATCTATtaagataggtacctacagCATGACAAAATAATGATCCATAACTAATAAGTTCGTTCGctagtaattatatttttatatggtTGTATAActtatattaaataaattaatactaacaTGTTCGTTACGTGAACCAGGCTAGGTAAGAACCAAATGTTTTCTAGGCACGTAGGTATTAAATTGTGATCTAACTTTGCGTACTGATAACTACTGATAAGTTTGTatattaaaaatcatttatttattatactgtcatcaattaaaaaaaaacttgattttAAATGGTGTCCtgacattttaaaaaatcttaaaagcATTTTGATTGATTTGAAACAATCTGTTagtttttcttttcaaactCAGAGACCTAACagcacacaaaaaatattttcttattttttattgttgacGTGGCCGTAAATAGGACGACTGACCCAGACAAAGCAAGCCCTTTGTCTGCATTGTAGTACATATCATGTAAAATAGTTATTGTTAACATTGTGTTTTACAAACGTAAACGGTATGTCAAGGTTTTTCTGCTGGTAAGTATTTTCCGACTCGTATTCCGAAATGACTCAAAAATTTATTCAATCTCGATCATTTGTGAATTggttgaatttaaatttttagtcCAATAACA harbors:
- the LOC135081136 gene encoding probable cytochrome P450 301a1, mitochondrial, yielding MGRSLRSFSAYAPAALKNVRYSSSGCPFSKRQQSQVAPTAEVNEEIFANAKPYSEVPGPKPIPILGNTWRMVPVIGQFDISEFAKVTKFFLDKYGRIVRLGGLIGRPDLLFVYDADEIERMYRREGPTPFRPAMPCLVKYKSEVRKDFFGELPGVVGVHGEQWRKFRSKVQRPILQPQTVKKYVGPIEMVTEDFIKYMEGARDEHGDLPHQFDNDIHRWSLECIGRVALDVRLGCLSSDLSSNPEPQRIIDAAKYALRNVAVLELKAPYWRYFPTPLWTKYVNNMNFFVELCSRYINEALERLKTKKVTSEDDLSLLERVLKSEGDPKIATIMALDLILVGIDTISMAVCSILYQAALRTKQQEKMAEEIRTVLPDPSKPLTYADLDKLHYTKAFVREVFRMYSTVIGNGRTLQEDDVICGYHIPKGVQVVFPTIVTGNMEQFVADPQEFRPERWLQSGRLHPFASLPYGFGARICLGRRFADLEIQVLLAKLLRRYRLEYHHEPLEYAVTFMYAPDGPLRLRMLERDA